In Phaeobacter piscinae, one genomic interval encodes:
- the prfA gene encoding peptide chain release factor 1 yields MIPEDRLEQILQRFQYLEAAMAEGVAGADIAALAKEYSDLRPVAEQITAYRRLLSDLEEAEQMLADPDMAELADEELPQLRAALPEAEHALQLALLPRDEADARPAMLEIRPGTGGDEAALFAGDLLRMYQRYAEARGWGFEIIEEQTTELGGLKEVVAHVKGENVFARLKYESGVHRVQRVPVTESGGRIHTSAATVAVLPEAEDVDLRIDPGDLRIDTMRASGAGGQHVNTTDSAVRITHIPTGIIVVSSEKSQHRNREIAMQVMRTRLYDLERQRIDSERSADRASQVGSGDRSERIRTYNFPQGRMSDHRINLTLYKLDQIMQGDLDEIIDALTADDQARLLAEMGQ; encoded by the coding sequence ATGATCCCCGAAGACCGCCTTGAACAGATTTTGCAACGGTTCCAATATCTTGAGGCCGCAATGGCCGAGGGCGTTGCCGGTGCGGACATCGCGGCTTTGGCCAAGGAATATTCCGACCTGCGCCCGGTTGCGGAGCAGATCACCGCCTATCGCCGACTGCTCTCCGATCTGGAGGAGGCCGAACAGATGCTGGCGGATCCCGATATGGCTGAGCTGGCTGATGAGGAACTGCCACAGCTGCGCGCCGCCTTGCCTGAGGCAGAACATGCACTGCAACTGGCGCTGTTGCCCCGCGATGAGGCCGACGCGCGCCCGGCGATGCTGGAAATCCGCCCCGGCACCGGCGGCGATGAGGCGGCCCTTTTTGCCGGAGACCTCCTGCGCATGTATCAGCGCTACGCGGAGGCGCGGGGCTGGGGGTTTGAGATCATCGAAGAGCAGACAACCGAATTGGGCGGGCTGAAAGAAGTGGTGGCCCATGTGAAGGGCGAAAACGTCTTTGCCCGGTTGAAGTATGAATCTGGTGTCCACCGCGTGCAACGGGTGCCAGTGACAGAATCCGGTGGTCGCATTCACACCTCCGCCGCCACTGTCGCGGTATTGCCCGAGGCTGAGGATGTGGACCTGCGCATTGATCCCGGCGATCTGCGGATCGACACCATGCGGGCCTCAGGGGCGGGCGGCCAGCACGTGAACACCACGGATTCCGCCGTGCGGATCACCCATATCCCGACCGGCATCATCGTGGTCAGCTCGGAGAAATCCCAGCACCGCAACCGGGAAATCGCCATGCAGGTAATGCGGACCCGGCTCTATGATCTGGAGCGGCAGCGGATCGACAGTGAACGCTCAGCCGATCGCGCCAGCCAAGTCGGTTCTGGGGATCGCTCAGAACGGATCCGGACCTATAATTTTCCGCAAGGTCGCATGTCCGACCACCGCATCAACCTGACGCTTTATAAGCTGGATCAGATCATGCAGGGCGACCTGGATGAGATTATCGACGCGCTGACGGCGGATGATCAGGCGCGGCTTCTGGCCGAGATGGGCCAATGA
- the prmC gene encoding peptide chain release factor N(5)-glutamine methyltransferase — protein sequence MNAPQTAAQAMAAAAARLRAAGVPDPARDARVLLAHAARIEASRVTLIAPEDLAPEIAERYEQLIALRAIRVPVSHLIGEREFYGRRFKVSGDVLDPRPETECLIEAALAEPFSRVLDLGLGSGCILVTLLAEQADATGVGVDLSEAACLQASANAVLHRVEPRAEILQSDWFSAVDGRFDLIVSNPPYIALDEMPDLSDEVRGHEPEMALTDGGDGLGAYRILAAQLGGHLAPQGRVFLEIGPTQGAAVSDLLLSAGLKEVRIIQDLDGRDRVVCGRSCDENAS from the coding sequence ATGAACGCGCCGCAGACAGCCGCTCAGGCGATGGCCGCTGCGGCTGCACGCCTGCGCGCGGCCGGCGTGCCTGACCCGGCGCGGGATGCGCGCGTCCTGCTTGCCCACGCCGCCCGGATCGAGGCCAGCCGTGTCACCTTGATTGCACCCGAGGATCTCGCGCCGGAGATTGCCGAACGGTATGAGCAGCTGATCGCTCTGCGTGCCATCCGTGTGCCGGTCTCCCATCTGATTGGTGAGCGCGAATTCTACGGGCGACGTTTCAAGGTCTCCGGCGATGTGCTGGATCCACGCCCGGAAACCGAATGCCTGATCGAGGCGGCTCTGGCCGAACCCTTCTCGCGGGTTCTGGACCTTGGCCTTGGATCGGGGTGCATTCTGGTCACCCTGCTGGCAGAGCAGGCCGACGCAACCGGTGTCGGCGTTGACCTGAGCGAGGCCGCCTGTCTGCAGGCCAGTGCCAATGCGGTGCTGCACCGGGTCGAGCCGCGCGCCGAAATTCTGCAATCAGATTGGTTTTCGGCGGTGGACGGCCGGTTTGATCTGATCGTCTCCAACCCGCCCTATATCGCGCTGGATGAAATGCCCGACCTGTCAGACGAAGTGCGCGGCCATGAGCCGGAGATGGCGCTCACCGATGGCGGCGACGGGCTTGGCGCCTATCGCATCCTTGCGGCGCAGCTCGGCGGGCATCTGGCGCCGCAGGGGCGGGTGTTTCTGGAAATTGGCCCCACGCAGGGCGCTGCGGTAAGCGATCTACTGTTGTCGGCAGGGCTAAAAGAGGTCCGTATCATTCAGGATCTCGACGGGCGTGACCGGGTGGTTTGTGGCCGCAGCTGTGACGAAAACGCCTCCTAA
- the speB gene encoding agmatinase — MTDFNQPISGNDLARFSGPNTFMRLPQATSLDGLDVAILGVPMDIGTSWRSGTRFGPKQIRAESAMIRPYNMTSGAAPFDSLNIGDIGDLAINTFSLSDSLRIIQESYSAILSSGVTPVAMGGDHSITLPILRAIAEKYGPVALVHVDAHADVNDDMFGERETHGTVFRRAYEEGLIVADKTYQIGLRGTGYGADDFKEAQRWGFQHFPASELWNRSLHGMGAEIRRDIGNRPVYVSYDIDSLDPAYAPGTGTPEIGGLTTPQALELIRALRGLNIVGCDMVEVSPPYDTSGNTALTAANLLYELLCVLPGVTTK; from the coding sequence ATGACTGATTTCAATCAACCGATCAGCGGCAATGATCTGGCGCGGTTTTCCGGTCCGAACACCTTTATGCGGCTGCCGCAGGCGACGTCGCTTGACGGGCTGGATGTGGCCATCCTGGGTGTGCCGATGGATATCGGCACCTCCTGGCGCTCCGGCACCCGCTTTGGCCCCAAGCAAATCCGCGCCGAAAGCGCGATGATCCGCCCCTACAACATGACCTCCGGCGCGGCACCGTTTGACAGCCTGAATATCGGCGATATCGGCGATCTGGCGATCAATACGTTCTCTCTGTCCGACAGCCTGCGCATCATTCAGGAAAGCTACAGTGCAATCCTGTCCAGCGGGGTGACACCTGTCGCGATGGGCGGGGATCATTCAATTACCCTGCCGATCCTGCGCGCCATTGCTGAAAAATACGGACCTGTTGCGCTGGTCCATGTCGATGCCCATGCGGATGTAAACGACGATATGTTCGGCGAGCGTGAAACCCATGGCACCGTGTTCCGCCGCGCCTATGAGGAGGGTCTGATTGTCGCCGACAAGACCTATCAGATCGGGCTGCGCGGCACCGGCTATGGCGCTGACGACTTCAAGGAGGCGCAGCGCTGGGGCTTCCAGCATTTCCCGGCCAGCGAATTGTGGAACCGCTCCCTGCACGGCATGGGTGCGGAAATTCGTCGCGATATCGGCAATAGGCCGGTCTATGTGTCCTATGATATTGATAGTCTTGATCCGGCCTATGCGCCGGGCACTGGCACGCCGGAAATCGGCGGGCTGACCACACCGCAGGCGCTGGAGCTGATCCGGGCCTTGCGGGGGCTGAACATTGTGGGCTGCGATATGGTCGAAGTGTCGCCGCCTTATGACACATCGGGCAATACGGCACTGACAGCGGCCAATCTGCTGTATGAGCTGCTCTGTGTGCTGCCGGGTGTGACAACAAAATAA
- a CDS encoding DUF1499 domain-containing protein, which translates to MGRVMIFVWLSIAALVVVLGFIRLAPSDPLDWNTQPEFSEDKTFRGGVFRVVRSGEDGLERFHAVASNAPRTRVLAGSVEDEMVTYVTRTRFLGFPDYTTARQHGDLLKVYARLRFGRSDLGANNDRINSWIAQMEPAPQ; encoded by the coding sequence ATGGGTCGAGTGATGATATTCGTCTGGTTGAGCATTGCGGCACTTGTCGTGGTGCTCGGCTTTATCCGGCTGGCGCCCAGCGATCCGCTGGACTGGAACACACAGCCGGAATTCAGCGAGGACAAGACCTTTCGCGGTGGCGTGTTTCGGGTGGTCCGCAGCGGGGAGGACGGGCTGGAGCGGTTTCACGCGGTCGCCAGCAATGCGCCGCGCACCCGTGTTCTCGCAGGCTCGGTCGAGGATGAAATGGTCACCTATGTGACCCGCACCCGGTTTCTGGGGTTTCCCGATTATACAACGGCGCGGCAGCATGGCGACCTGCTGAAGGTCTATGCGCGGCTGCGCTTTGGCCGCTCTGATCTGGGCGCGAATAACGACCGGATCAACAGCTGGATCGCGCAGATGGAGCCCGCGCCGCAATAG
- a CDS encoding DUF4167 domain-containing protein — MRSSKSRSRSKSNRNRPQGANVVNRVFDSSGPEGKVRGTPQQIIDKYNQLARDAQLSNDRVATENFQQHAEHYLRMLNEAQREIDARREEQERQNRERQAERDRERAERLERQEREAGSRSDDPAAAPQPEVMDPRDSNGDSGLVETPESRDQAAGEGDSKPQKSQARKPRSRKPKPEGSKADGGKVEAGTADAPKGDDTAAAASSESAPADAGEAAPAPERKPAPRRKPKPKPSAEDAPEAAE; from the coding sequence ATGAGATCGTCCAAATCACGTTCGCGTTCCAAGTCGAACCGGAATCGCCCGCAAGGCGCAAATGTTGTCAACCGTGTGTTCGACAGCTCCGGCCCCGAAGGCAAGGTTCGCGGAACGCCGCAACAGATCATCGATAAATACAATCAGCTGGCGCGCGATGCCCAGTTGAGCAATGATCGTGTTGCCACCGAGAATTTCCAACAGCACGCTGAACACTACCTGCGCATGCTGAACGAGGCCCAACGCGAAATCGATGCGCGCCGTGAAGAGCAGGAGCGGCAGAACCGCGAGCGCCAGGCGGAGCGGGATCGCGAACGCGCCGAGCGGCTGGAGCGTCAGGAGCGCGAGGCGGGCAGCCGCAGCGACGATCCGGCAGCAGCCCCTCAGCCGGAAGTGATGGATCCGCGCGACAGCAACGGTGACAGCGGTCTGGTAGAAACCCCCGAGAGCCGCGATCAGGCTGCAGGCGAGGGTGACAGCAAGCCGCAAAAGTCGCAGGCCCGCAAACCGCGCAGCCGCAAGCCCAAGCCAGAGGGTAGCAAGGCCGACGGTGGTAAGGTTGAAGCCGGGACGGCGGACGCCCCCAAAGGCGACGACACCGCCGCAGCTGCCAGTTCGGAGAGCGCGCCAGCAGACGCAGGCGAGGCTGCCCCGGCCCCGGAGCGTAAACCCGCGCCCCGTCGCAAGCCCAAGCCGAAACCCTCGGCCGAGGATGCGCCTGAGGCCGCAGAATAA